A window of Solanum stenotomum isolate F172 chromosome 3, ASM1918654v1, whole genome shotgun sequence contains these coding sequences:
- the LOC125858876 gene encoding aspartic proteinase 36-like — MAEDVHKVGEEGINEAVEVGETVMQVEEQCSQARRSPVKMIGLSVMPFWARPMLRRLIQCVVKWELGTQIPSLCLRVSRRGGIIPARAGPLWWVRDRYGGLETAMVGQSRLKSGTNPKIVIFCKTSFLRAKRLPRVILDSFPRLLVLKTKNKRKKSVKGRLSVLGGFKLGFKGENVVFNVKHKFGGRGGLGLKDLKAHDVHRHGRMLDAADFQLGGNGSPTSAALYFTKLSIGTPSKDYHVQVDTGSDLLWLNCAGCDKCPTTSKLGVINIYVYIINLXGGNGSPTSAALYFTKLSIGTPSKDYHVQVDTGSDLLWLNCAGCDKCPTTSKLGIEMAQYNLQASTSGKSVTCDQDVCATMFEATSSDCKVGKPCEYMVTYGDGSTTGGYFVKDNIYLDQVSGDNNTSPLQGNVAFGCSSKQSGDLGTSTNAVDGIIGFGAANTSVISQLAAAGTVKRVFSHCLDGVSGGGIFAIGQVVEPKVNSTPLLPNRPHYTVSLKDIEVDGEVLNIPTSIFELKSSKTAVIDSGTTLVYLPSKVYNALMNKLMAKQPELKTHHHEGSFECFTYSGNVDDGFPAVSFKFMENLTLTAYPHDYLFKLHDDDWCIGWQEGMKGKDGDELYLLGDLVLSNKLVLYDLEKKTLGWTQYDCSSNIKVKDDSTENVYTVGAHKISSASTTTFTLFFSLISFLCYFFN; from the exons gtgtgttgtgaaatgggagcttggaactcaaattccaaGCCTCTGTCTCCGTGTAAGCCGTCGGGGTGGGATTATTCctgccagggcggggccgctatGGTGGGTTAGAGACCGCTATGGTGGGTTAGAGACTGCTATGGTGGGCCAATCGCGACTCAAGTCGGGGACAAACCCCAAAAtcgttattttctgcaaaacttCATTCTTAAGAGCTAAGAGACTTCCCAGGGTgattcttgatagttttccacgACTTTTAGTGCTAAAG accaagaacaagcggaaaaaATCCGTAAAGGGAAGGCTCAgtgtcttaggaggattcaagcttggtttcaaG GGAGAAAATGTTGTGTTCAATGTGAAACACAAATTTGGTGGGCGTGGAGGCTTGGGTTTGAAAGACCTTAAAGCCCACGATGTTCATCGTCATGGTAGAATGCTCGATGCAGCCGATTTTCAATTAGGCGGCAATGGCAGTCCTACCAGTGCAGC GTTATATTTCACTAAGCTTTCAATTGGAACACCTTCCAAGGACTACCATGTTCAGGTTGATACTGGAAGTGACCTTTTATGGCTAAATTGTGCGGGATGTGACAAATGTCCTACAACAAGCAAACTCGGGGTAATCAATATTTATGTGTATATTATCAATCTTTNAGGCGGCAATGGCAGTCCTACCAGTGCAGC GTTATATTTCACTAAGCTTTCAATTGGAACACCTTCCAAGGACTACCATGTTCAGGTTGATACTGGAAGTGACCTTTTATGGCTAAATTGTGCGGGATGTGACAAATGTCCTACAACAAGCAAACTCGGG ATAGAGATGGCACAATATAACTTACAAGCGTCAACGAGTGGGAAATCTGTTACCTGTGATCAAGATGTTTGTGCTACAATGTTTGAAGCAACTAGCTCAGACTGCAAGGTGGGAAAACCCTGTGAATATATGGTTACTTACGGAGATGGAAGCACAACCGGAGGATACTTTGTAAAAGATAACATTTATTTAGATCAAGTCTCTGGAGACAATAACACATCACCCCTCCAAGGAAATGTAGCATTTGG GTGCTCATCTAAACAATCTGGAGACCTAGGTACATCTACTAATGCAGTTGATGGGATAATTGGTTTTGGAGCAGCAAACACGTCCGTCATCTCACAGTTAGCTGCTGCTGGAACTGTCAAAAGAGTATTTTCACATTGCCTTGATGGAGTTAGTGGAGGTGGTATATTTGCTATTGGACAAGTAGTTGAACCAAAAGtaaactcaaccccattacTCCCAAATCG GCCACATTATACTGTTTCTCTCAAGGATATTGAGGTTGATGGTGAAGTTCTAAACATTCCGACTTCCATATTTGAGTTGAAGTCTAGTAAAACAGCAGTAATTGACAGTGGAACAACTTTAGTATATCTTCCAAGCAAGGTCTATAATGCTCTCATGAACAAG CTTATGGCAAAGCAACCAGAGTTGAAGACTCATCATCATGAGGGGAGCTTCGAGTGCTTTACATACAGTGGAAA TGTTGACGATGGTTTCCCCGCTGTATCATTTAAGTTTATGGAAAATCTTACTTTGACAGCCTATCCCCATGATTATCTTTTCAAACTTCAT GACGATGACTGGTGTATCGGTTGGCAAGAGGGAATGAAGGGAAAGGATGGAGATGAACTTTATCTGTTAGGAG ATCTTGTGTTATCAAACAAGCTTGTTTTGTATGATCTTGAAAAAAAGACGCTTGGTTGGACTCAATATGACT GTTCTTCCAACATTAAGGTGAAAGATGATAGCACTGAAAATGTGTATACAGTGGGAGCTCATAAGATTTCATCAGCATCTACAACTACTTTTACATTATTCTTCTCACTTATCTCTTTCCTATGCTATTTCTTCAACTAA